The following are encoded together in the Hemicordylus capensis ecotype Gifberg chromosome 4, rHemCap1.1.pri, whole genome shotgun sequence genome:
- the PLPP6 gene encoding polyisoprenoid diphosphate/phosphate phosphohydrolase PLPP6 isoform X1, which yields MHTSQQLSEVDAGERETAVLAPSCRSGEGKDCHEVRWGKGRCPSLLLDCFPHDYPTSVIMPSPRNSPKGSRERRAPGNRLEFLSLMSPMNPTPPESPSRRKDSTASTGPPQALPEEDCMKLNPSFVGIAFRSLLAIDLWASKQLGVCAGENSSWGSARPLMKVIEVSGHGIPWLAGTLYGLCRSGSSAGREVLLNLLFALVLDLILVATVKGLVKRRRPTHNKMDMFATVSVDKYSFPSGHATRAAMVCRFVLHHLILAVPLRVLVVLWAFVVGISRVMLGRHNVTDVIFGLIMGYIQYSIVEYFWLSPFSAPALFTVWS from the exons ATGCATACGTCCCAGCAGCTGTCCGAAGTGGATGCTGGCGAAAGAGAGACTGCAGTGCTGGCCCCCAGCTGTCGATCAGGGGAGGGAAAGGATTGCCATGAGGTcagatgggggaaggggaggtgtcCCTCTCTCCTTTTAGACTGCTTTCCGCATG ACTATCCCACCAGCGTTATCATGCCCAGCCCTAGGAACAGCCCAAAGGGTAGCCGTGAGAGACGGGCTCCTGGCAACAGGCTGGAGTTCTTATCACTGATGAGTCCAATGAATCCGACACCCCCAGAAAGCCCATCTCGTCGCAAGGACTCTACAGCCAGTACTGGCCCTCCACAGGCTCTACCTGAAGAGGACTGCATGAAGCTGAACCCATCTTTTGTGGGTATTGCCTTCCGCTCTTTGTTGGCCATTGATCTTTGGGCCTCCAAACAGCTGGGGGTATGTGCTGGAGAGAATTCCTCTTGGGGCAGCGCCCGTCCTCTCATGAAAGTTATAGAGGTCTCAGGGCATGGCATTCCTTGGCTAGCTGGCACGTTGTATGGGCTCTGCAGAAGTGGTAGCTCAGCAGGCCGAGAGGTGCTACTCAACCTGCTCTTTG CTCTGGTGCTTGATCTAATTTTGGTGGCCACGGTGAAAGGACTGGTAAAAAGAAGGCGCCCAACGCACAACAAGATGGACATGTTTGCCACTGTCTCCGTGGACAAATACTCTTTCCCTTCAGGCCATGCTACTAGAGCCGCCATGGTTTGCAGATTTGTActacatcatctcatactggctGTCCCATTGCGTGTGCTGGTGGTGCTTTGGGCTTTTGTTGTAGGAATTTCCCGAGTCATGCTGGGAAGACACAATGTGACAGATGTGATCTTTGGGCTAATTATGGGCTACATTCAATACAGTATAGTTGAGTACTTCTGGTTATCACCTTTCAGTGCTCCTGCTCTCTTTACAGTGTGGAGTTGA
- the PLPP6 gene encoding polyisoprenoid diphosphate/phosphate phosphohydrolase PLPP6 isoform X2 — MPSPRNSPKGSRERRAPGNRLEFLSLMSPMNPTPPESPSRRKDSTASTGPPQALPEEDCMKLNPSFVGIAFRSLLAIDLWASKQLGVCAGENSSWGSARPLMKVIEVSGHGIPWLAGTLYGLCRSGSSAGREVLLNLLFALVLDLILVATVKGLVKRRRPTHNKMDMFATVSVDKYSFPSGHATRAAMVCRFVLHHLILAVPLRVLVVLWAFVVGISRVMLGRHNVTDVIFGLIMGYIQYSIVEYFWLSPFSAPALFTVWS; from the exons ATGCCCAGCCCTAGGAACAGCCCAAAGGGTAGCCGTGAGAGACGGGCTCCTGGCAACAGGCTGGAGTTCTTATCACTGATGAGTCCAATGAATCCGACACCCCCAGAAAGCCCATCTCGTCGCAAGGACTCTACAGCCAGTACTGGCCCTCCACAGGCTCTACCTGAAGAGGACTGCATGAAGCTGAACCCATCTTTTGTGGGTATTGCCTTCCGCTCTTTGTTGGCCATTGATCTTTGGGCCTCCAAACAGCTGGGGGTATGTGCTGGAGAGAATTCCTCTTGGGGCAGCGCCCGTCCTCTCATGAAAGTTATAGAGGTCTCAGGGCATGGCATTCCTTGGCTAGCTGGCACGTTGTATGGGCTCTGCAGAAGTGGTAGCTCAGCAGGCCGAGAGGTGCTACTCAACCTGCTCTTTG CTCTGGTGCTTGATCTAATTTTGGTGGCCACGGTGAAAGGACTGGTAAAAAGAAGGCGCCCAACGCACAACAAGATGGACATGTTTGCCACTGTCTCCGTGGACAAATACTCTTTCCCTTCAGGCCATGCTACTAGAGCCGCCATGGTTTGCAGATTTGTActacatcatctcatactggctGTCCCATTGCGTGTGCTGGTGGTGCTTTGGGCTTTTGTTGTAGGAATTTCCCGAGTCATGCTGGGAAGACACAATGTGACAGATGTGATCTTTGGGCTAATTATGGGCTACATTCAATACAGTATAGTTGAGTACTTCTGGTTATCACCTTTCAGTGCTCCTGCTCTCTTTACAGTGTGGAGTTGA